From a region of the Methanothrix sp. genome:
- a CDS encoding DNA polymerase sliding clamp, whose protein sequence is MLKAVIDAETLRDAIEAVSSLVDEVKFTISEKGIELKAVDPANVAMVSLRIDASAFEFYQATPGEIGVDLVRLSDLLSMADRGERVRLELLEDERKLKIGVGSLSYTLSLIDPSAIRKEPRIPELDLPAHVTIPGSEFRRAIKAAEKVSDHVVLGVKDDVFYMEAKGDIDALRLTMPSSELLDMKPGEARSLFSLDYLSDMSKSIGKAPEVKLEIGIDYPLRISFRLNEVHVSYLLAPRIEQE, encoded by the coding sequence ATGCTGAAGGCAGTTATTGATGCAGAAACCCTGCGGGATGCGATCGAGGCAGTATCTTCCTTGGTCGATGAGGTCAAGTTTACGATATCTGAGAAGGGTATCGAGCTCAAAGCGGTCGATCCGGCGAACGTCGCAATGGTCTCACTCAGGATCGATGCATCCGCGTTCGAGTTCTATCAGGCGACCCCTGGAGAGATCGGGGTCGATCTGGTGCGTCTGAGTGATTTGCTGAGCATGGCCGATCGAGGTGAGCGCGTGCGGCTCGAGCTGCTCGAGGATGAGCGAAAGCTGAAGATAGGTGTCGGCTCTCTCTCATACACGCTGAGCCTGATAGATCCGAGCGCGATACGCAAGGAGCCCAGGATTCCGGAGCTCGATCTGCCGGCGCATGTGACAATCCCGGGGTCGGAGTTCAGACGAGCGATCAAAGCCGCGGAAAAGGTAAGCGATCATGTGGTGCTGGGCGTGAAGGATGATGTGTTCTACATGGAGGCGAAGGGCGATATAGACGCCCTCAGGCTCACGATGCCCAGCTCCGAGCTTCTTGACATGAAGCCAGGCGAGGCGAGATCACTGTTCTCCCTGGATTACCTCTCTGACATGAGCAAATCCATAGGAAAGGCCCCGGAGGTGAAGCTCGAGATAGGTATCGATTATCCGCTGCGGATCAGCTTCAGGCTGAATGAGGTCCACGTCAGCTACCTCCTGGCGCCCAGAATAGAGCAGGAATGA
- a CDS encoding NosD domain-containing protein, giving the protein MRFLMLIMMLALQPALPASAADIEVQPTGSLGDALDSASDGDTIYLQPGIYSESLAVNKTVCITGQEGAVIEGGIRILADGVLLSGITIRGSGIILSSNGSRIDGCNVSGCTGSGIVITGSGSSIVNSSITRNGLVGIEIWGSNNTVRWNRIDANDDCGIIVHGADNVLEGNAILENLHDGVEIEGSSNLIAGNNVSMSRGAGIEILNMSSGNVVEGNTIHGSGECGIEVIESYENNITGNILRGNGFGIKTERATNNLISGNTVHNSAEDGIIISDESRCNTVHKNNVSSNHVAGVRIKGSKDNVVIGNSVRGNAVGIDISSSENNTILGNCVVMNGVGIHLDMYSTDNTLYHNAMIDNRQSALDSSVYYGKNMWDSGSEGNYYSDHICQEVCGAYEIPSGEDRKNIDRFPLSSWDERLMDVEFVWPVSGCVPAYAKGLAI; this is encoded by the coding sequence ATGAGGTTCCTCATGCTCATCATGATGCTCGCTCTGCAGCCTGCTCTCCCCGCCAGTGCTGCAGATATCGAGGTTCAGCCCACCGGGTCTCTGGGAGATGCGCTCGATTCCGCATCTGATGGAGACACCATTTATCTCCAGCCAGGAATATACAGCGAGAGCCTGGCAGTCAATAAAACCGTGTGCATCACAGGTCAAGAGGGCGCGGTAATCGAAGGCGGGATCAGGATACTTGCGGATGGCGTGCTCCTGAGCGGCATCACAATCCGCGGTTCCGGAATAATCCTCAGCTCAAACGGCAGCCGGATAGATGGCTGCAATGTGAGCGGGTGTACAGGATCTGGGATCGTGATAACTGGCTCCGGCAGCAGCATCGTCAACAGCAGCATCACCAGAAACGGCCTAGTGGGTATCGAGATATGGGGAAGCAACAACACGGTACGGTGGAACAGAATCGATGCAAATGATGATTGTGGCATCATAGTACATGGTGCTGATAACGTACTGGAGGGCAATGCGATTCTGGAGAACCTCCATGACGGGGTGGAGATCGAGGGCTCCAGCAACCTGATCGCCGGGAACAACGTGTCCATGAGCCGTGGTGCTGGAATAGAGATTCTGAACATGTCCAGCGGTAATGTTGTGGAGGGCAATACCATCCATGGGAGCGGAGAGTGCGGCATAGAGGTCATCGAGTCCTACGAGAACAATATCACAGGAAACATCCTCAGGGGAAACGGTTTCGGGATAAAAACGGAGCGCGCGACAAACAATCTGATCTCAGGCAACACAGTCCACAACAGCGCGGAGGATGGCATCATCATCTCAGACGAGAGCAGGTGCAACACGGTTCACAAGAATAACGTGAGCAGCAACCACGTCGCCGGCGTGAGGATCAAGGGATCAAAGGATAACGTGGTTATCGGGAACAGTGTGCGCGGCAACGCAGTGGGTATAGACATATCCAGCTCTGAAAACAACACCATCCTTGGAAACTGTGTGGTGATGAATGGGGTGGGCATACACCTGGACATGTACAGCACGGACAACACGCTTTATCACAACGCGATGATCGACAACAGGCAGAGTGCTCTGGACAGCTCAGTGTACTACGGGAAGAACATGTGGGACAGCGGCAGCGAGGGCAACTACTACAGCGATCACATCTGCCAGGAGGTATGCGGTGCATATGAAATACCGAGCGGCGAGGATAGAAAAAACATCGACAGATTCCCGCTGAGCTCCTGGGATGAACGGCTCATGGATGTCGAGTTTGTATGGCCGGTCTCTGGATGCGTGCCTGCGTACGCGAAGGGCCTGGCCATATAA
- a CDS encoding pentapeptide repeat-containing protein, with amino-acid sequence MSTAYPLDICDRSDLRFSEMRGWDLSGAHLNQSDLTGADLRGANLSGAYLRSAWLVNANLEGASLAGADLSMADLSGANLNGTDLSRAKLRNARLSGASLISANLTMADCTEAMMDDASLKDAEMTSTRFFRTDLTGAAFSGASLSHANFVGAHLSWADMSSGRFSNSQFSRAELYGANLTGTDLSGSDLTRSYMMRARMTGANLRSASLDYADLTEADLRGADLSSCKMRYADLSGANLAGADVSEVVLDSVKTTGVNLSGANLYKTSLFNLDLRGIDMHGVKMRKAKMDTVFLTNSNLAGAALNDVTMHMVEMTNVDLSGASLRNIEYDEFTLRSLKKANLDGASLDDRLKSDLSG; translated from the coding sequence GTGAGCACCGCATATCCACTGGATATCTGTGATAGATCCGATCTTCGCTTCTCAGAGATGCGCGGTTGGGATCTCAGCGGAGCACATCTCAATCAGTCGGACCTGACGGGCGCGGATCTCAGGGGTGCAAACCTGAGTGGAGCATATCTGAGGTCCGCATGGCTTGTGAATGCAAACCTTGAGGGCGCGTCGCTGGCGGGCGCGGATCTGAGCATGGCGGATCTCAGCGGCGCGAACCTCAACGGCACAGATCTATCGAGGGCGAAGCTGAGGAACGCGCGGCTGAGCGGTGCGAGTCTCATCAGCGCAAATCTGACGATGGCAGACTGCACAGAGGCCATGATGGATGATGCATCTCTGAAGGATGCTGAGATGACGAGCACGAGGTTCTTCCGCACGGATCTGACAGGCGCGGCCTTCTCCGGTGCATCGCTGAGCCATGCGAACTTTGTCGGTGCTCATCTGAGCTGGGCTGACATGAGCAGTGGCAGATTCAGTAACAGCCAGTTCTCCAGGGCTGAGCTATACGGAGCGAATCTGACGGGCACGGATCTCAGCGGCTCTGACCTGACCCGATCATACATGATGAGGGCGAGAATGACCGGCGCAAACCTGAGGAGCGCCAGCCTGGATTATGCGGACCTCACAGAGGCGGATCTGAGAGGTGCGGACCTGAGCAGCTGCAAGATGCGCTACGCAGATCTCAGCGGGGCCAACCTGGCAGGTGCGGACGTCTCAGAGGTGGTGCTGGATTCTGTGAAGACGACGGGAGTGAACCTGAGCGGCGCGAACCTGTACAAAACATCGCTCTTCAACCTGGATCTCAGAGGCATCGATATGCATGGAGTGAAGATGAGGAAGGCAAAGATGGACACGGTCTTTCTCACAAACTCAAACCTGGCAGGGGCGGCGCTGAATGATGTGACAATGCACATGGTCGAGATGACGAACGTGGATCTGAGTGGGGCGAGCCTGCGCAACATTGAGTACGACGAGTTCACGCTGAGGTCGCTCAAAAAGGCCAACCTCGATGGTGCTTCTCTGGACGATCGCCTGAAGTCAGACCTGAGCGGGTGA
- a CDS encoding metallophosphoesterase, whose translation MRFLPVAGDAVLIAEGKHRAMVVADVHLGIEYELWLGGANVPSQTGKLLDRLRGMIDEHRPERLVVLGDLKHNVPRTSWQERIEVPDFIRNLSELVEVTLVPGNHDTGLRDLAPGAEVCEPDGVVIDGIGYFHGHTWPDPEVLSSRALITAHLHPSVRLVDPLGASRSERVWVRAFSEEYKKEVVVMPAFNPLCGSLPLNEMGDERGPLMKLIDLSRSRIYLLDGTYLGRLGEIIAAQRYKRR comes from the coding sequence GTGAGGTTTCTACCGGTCGCAGGAGATGCTGTCCTCATCGCAGAGGGCAAACACAGGGCCATGGTGGTTGCGGATGTGCACCTCGGCATCGAGTACGAGCTGTGGCTCGGAGGCGCGAACGTTCCAAGCCAGACCGGAAAACTGCTCGATCGGCTTCGGGGGATGATCGATGAACACAGACCGGAGAGGCTGGTCGTGCTCGGCGACCTGAAGCACAACGTGCCCAGAACGAGCTGGCAGGAGAGGATCGAGGTGCCAGATTTCATCAGGAACCTCTCTGAGCTCGTGGAGGTCACCCTGGTCCCGGGAAATCACGATACCGGTCTCAGGGATCTTGCGCCCGGGGCTGAGGTGTGCGAGCCTGATGGTGTGGTGATCGATGGCATCGGGTACTTCCACGGCCACACCTGGCCTGACCCGGAGGTGCTCTCATCCAGAGCCCTAATCACAGCGCACCTCCATCCATCGGTGAGGCTCGTGGATCCGCTGGGAGCATCGAGGAGCGAGCGGGTCTGGGTGAGGGCATTCTCTGAGGAATACAAGAAAGAGGTTGTGGTCATGCCTGCCTTCAACCCGCTCTGCGGCAGCCTGCCCCTGAATGAGATGGGCGATGAGAGGGGCCCGCTCATGAAGCTCATCGATCTGAGCCGCTCCAGAATATATCTTCTGGACGGCACTTATCTGGGGAGGCTTGGAGAGATTATAGCAGCTCAGAGATATAAAAGGAGATGA
- a CDS encoding transcription factor S gives MEFCPACKSMMIPRDGMMVCRKCGMKIPKSSNNPIVSVTNKLERSVPVLEQESAGLPTTKAKCPECGNDTAYWWLRQLRAADESEVRFFRCTKCGNTWREYD, from the coding sequence ATGGAGTTCTGTCCAGCGTGTAAGAGCATGATGATCCCCAGAGATGGGATGATGGTATGCAGAAAGTGCGGGATGAAGATACCGAAGAGCTCGAACAACCCGATAGTCTCAGTGACAAACAAGCTCGAGAGGTCTGTGCCCGTGCTTGAGCAGGAATCTGCAGGCCTGCCGACAACAAAAGCGAAGTGCCCGGAGTGCGGGAACGATACCGCCTACTGGTGGCTCAGGCAGCTGAGAGCCGCTGATGAGTCTGAGGTCCGCTTCTTCAGATGCACAAAGTGTGGAAATACGTGGAGAGAGTATGACTGA
- the priL gene encoding DNA primase regulatory subunit PriL → MRNFWYPFTHAAAEDIRRIDAPLEDVLRSRAFQPVRRRAVERVRGALHGEIPDADMSDSVRQNVELLSYPLARLIVSCIDDDYLLRRYVLAEAKLAHRRLRISDTEEVLELARDLGMRPLSEGERFRIHFVDFVVSAARFRSQKWKLINRNLDRGYLTVTREEMLRLMEERIKDRIQEGLPLDAGSICEGLSDQLKSIRDELESSKRNAMVDLGEFNRDALPPCMRELLEQLAAGRNLAHTARFALTSFLLNINLGVEEIIGIFNNSPDFDEEMTRYQIEHIAGSTGTRYTPPSCSTMLTYGNCPGGDELCRRIRHPISYYRRRVKRTLKSGTPS, encoded by the coding sequence ATGAGGAATTTCTGGTATCCGTTCACGCATGCAGCAGCAGAGGATATCAGGCGGATAGATGCCCCCCTTGAGGATGTGCTCAGGAGCAGGGCGTTCCAGCCTGTCAGGCGCAGGGCAGTTGAGCGTGTCCGCGGGGCGCTCCATGGAGAGATACCGGATGCGGACATGTCTGACAGCGTGAGGCAGAACGTCGAGCTCCTGTCGTATCCTCTCGCCAGGCTGATCGTCTCGTGCATTGACGATGACTATCTTCTGAGACGCTATGTCCTGGCGGAGGCGAAGCTCGCCCACAGGAGGCTGAGGATCTCGGATACAGAAGAGGTGCTGGAGCTTGCCAGAGATCTGGGTATGCGACCCCTATCAGAGGGGGAGAGATTCAGAATACACTTTGTCGATTTTGTGGTGTCAGCGGCAAGGTTCAGAAGCCAGAAGTGGAAGCTCATCAACAGAAACCTGGATCGTGGCTATCTCACAGTCACCCGCGAAGAGATGCTCCGCCTGATGGAGGAGAGGATCAAGGACAGGATACAGGAGGGGCTCCCGCTCGATGCCGGAAGCATATGCGAGGGCCTGTCGGATCAGCTGAAATCCATAAGAGATGAGCTCGAATCATCGAAGCGGAACGCCATGGTGGATCTCGGAGAGTTCAATAGAGATGCTCTGCCGCCGTGCATGAGAGAGCTGCTGGAGCAGCTCGCTGCCGGCAGAAACCTGGCACACACAGCAAGATTCGCGCTCACCAGCTTCCTTCTGAACATAAATCTGGGTGTCGAGGAGATAATTGGCATTTTCAACAACAGCCCCGATTTCGATGAGGAGATGACAAGATACCAGATCGAGCACATCGCCGGATCTACAGGGACGAGATACACGCCGCCATCGTGCTCCACAATGCTCACATACGGCAACTGCCCTGGTGGCGATGAGCTCTGCAGGCGCATAAGGCATCCGATAAGCTACTACAGGCGTCGCGTGAAGAGGACGCTGAAATCCGGTACTCCTTCCTGA